A region of Dioscorea cayenensis subsp. rotundata cultivar TDr96_F1 chromosome 5, TDr96_F1_v2_PseudoChromosome.rev07_lg8_w22 25.fasta, whole genome shotgun sequence DNA encodes the following proteins:
- the LOC120262246 gene encoding non-structural maintenance of chromosomes element 4 homolog A-like isoform X2: MAKGVKKRKLGSGTGSPQPFRDQPDALGVEERRVLRSRYIAIQKFINDIMKGSLEKFWPIMTHVDSLHKMVNKPREQVADAVALLDIANTLVTSVRSQTNGELTPSDFLTSLIKNSGKIYGGSLLENVPNTKIWVDVGLIVAPILRISPAFHTMVGPMNTDVKQRKTSARGQRTRPAGRAYAKELTDTEGEKKVDTDMNMITMFDILRKNKSIRLENLVLNRTSFAQTVENLFTLSFLVKDGRVSITVNMNEHHIVSPKNAPAATSITSGDASYNQFIFRLDFNDWKLMINIVKDGEDVMPHRNFQTG, encoded by the exons ATGGCGAAGGGAGTGAAGAAGCGAAAGCTAGGGAGCGGCACGGGATCACCGCAGCCGTTTCGGGACCAACCGGATGCTCTTGGTGTAGAAGAGCGCCGTGTCCTGCGCTCTCGTTACATTGCcatacaaaaattcatcaatg atatCATGAAAGGGAGTTTGGAGAAGTTCTGGCCTATCATGACTCATGTGGACAGTCTTCATAAAATGG TTAACAAACCCAGAGAACAAGTTGCCGATGCGGTTGCACTACTTGATATTGCTAACACTTTGGTTACCTCAGTGAGATCTCAGACCAATGGAGAACTCACCCCATCTGATTTTTTGACTTCATTGATAAAGAACTCTGGGAAAATATATGGAGGATCACTTCTTGAAAACGTTCCAAATACAAAGATTTGGGTAGATGTTGGCCTTATTGTTGCTCCTATCCTCAGGATATCCCCTGCATTTCACACCAT GGTTGGCCCTATGAATACTGATGTAAAACAGCGCAAGACTAGTGCTCGTGGGCAACGAACAAGGCCTGCTGGACGAGCTTATGCTAAAGAG CTTACAGACactgaaggagaaaagaaagttgATACTGATATGAACATGATAACCATGTTTGATATCTTGAGAAAGAACAAAAGTATTCGGCTTGAGAATCTGGTTTTGAATCGTACTTCTTTTGCACAGACAGTAGAGAACCTATTCACGTTGTCATTTTTGGTAAAAGATGGAAGAGTTTCCATTACTGTTAACATGAATGAACATCACATAGTCT CTCCGAAGAATGCTCCTGCTGCAACATCAATAACCTCCGGGGATGCCTCTTACAACCAGTTCATATTTCGCTTGGATTTTAATGACTGGAAG
- the LOC120262246 gene encoding non-structural maintenance of chromosomes element 4 homolog A-like isoform X1, translated as MAKGVKKRKLGSGTGSPQPFRDQPDALGVEERRVLRSRYIAIQKFINEEGEDIMKGSLEKFWPIMTHVDSLHKMVNKPREQVADAVALLDIANTLVTSVRSQTNGELTPSDFLTSLIKNSGKIYGGSLLENVPNTKIWVDVGLIVAPILRISPAFHTMVGPMNTDVKQRKTSARGQRTRPAGRAYAKELTDTEGEKKVDTDMNMITMFDILRKNKSIRLENLVLNRTSFAQTVENLFTLSFLVKDGRVSITVNMNEHHIVSPKNAPAATSITSGDASYNQFIFRLDFNDWKLMINIVKDGEDVMPHRNFQTG; from the exons ATGGCGAAGGGAGTGAAGAAGCGAAAGCTAGGGAGCGGCACGGGATCACCGCAGCCGTTTCGGGACCAACCGGATGCTCTTGGTGTAGAAGAGCGCCGTGTCCTGCGCTCTCGTTACATTGCcatacaaaaattcatcaatg aagaaggagaagatatCATGAAAGGGAGTTTGGAGAAGTTCTGGCCTATCATGACTCATGTGGACAGTCTTCATAAAATGG TTAACAAACCCAGAGAACAAGTTGCCGATGCGGTTGCACTACTTGATATTGCTAACACTTTGGTTACCTCAGTGAGATCTCAGACCAATGGAGAACTCACCCCATCTGATTTTTTGACTTCATTGATAAAGAACTCTGGGAAAATATATGGAGGATCACTTCTTGAAAACGTTCCAAATACAAAGATTTGGGTAGATGTTGGCCTTATTGTTGCTCCTATCCTCAGGATATCCCCTGCATTTCACACCAT GGTTGGCCCTATGAATACTGATGTAAAACAGCGCAAGACTAGTGCTCGTGGGCAACGAACAAGGCCTGCTGGACGAGCTTATGCTAAAGAG CTTACAGACactgaaggagaaaagaaagttgATACTGATATGAACATGATAACCATGTTTGATATCTTGAGAAAGAACAAAAGTATTCGGCTTGAGAATCTGGTTTTGAATCGTACTTCTTTTGCACAGACAGTAGAGAACCTATTCACGTTGTCATTTTTGGTAAAAGATGGAAGAGTTTCCATTACTGTTAACATGAATGAACATCACATAGTCT CTCCGAAGAATGCTCCTGCTGCAACATCAATAACCTCCGGGGATGCCTCTTACAACCAGTTCATATTTCGCTTGGATTTTAATGACTGGAAG